AGAAGTTCGGCAACCTTTGCCTTTTTTTCCTCCGGGCTTAAGAGTGTGTATGGATTCACCTGTACCTGCGCCGGTTTGCCGTTTGGATATTTATCATCCAGAACAGTTGAAACCTTGACATTGCCCTTAAGCCTCATTTCCTCATACACGATTGTTCCAAAGAAATTGCCATCCAACTGGGCTGATAAGTCTCCTGCATCTACATTTGTATTATTTGCAAATATATTATTTTCTTTAAGCAAAGGGCTGGATTTTGCCATCTGCAAACCAACCTTATTCTGGGTTATATCGCTTTCTTTGATTGTGGATTGCGACGATTCCAGCAAAATGCCTGTGGAGTTATGCCAGATGGTAGATTTAGATATATTTGGAGAAGGTGCGCCTGTTGTATGGATAGCTGTATCATTTTTTTCCAGAATCGCATTCCTGATATTAGCAGAGGTGTTGATAAGTTTAAGCGCTGTTTTAGCGCCGATTAGCTTTACAAATGAGAAATCTGCGTCGCCGCTGTCAACAATCACCCCATTCCATGTGTCTTCAGGCGCTTTCGGCAAAAATTCTATCCATTCCTCTTTTTTGCCGTTTGCAGTAATCTTTCCCAAAATCTTTAAGGAGGCATCTTTTTCAAATAAAAGTTTTGCATCGGGTTCAATGGTAAGAAGAACCCCTTTTACAGCAACAACAGCGCCTCTGACGACATAAGTCCCTGCCGAAAGGGTAGTATCACTCGTTATCTCGCCCGTTAAAATCTGAGACTCTTTTTGCCTTAAAGAGAGTTTAATGGCCTCTGACTGTTCACCCTGGTTTTTTGCGCTGTCCTCTGCAGTAACCCTATAGTAATAGGGATCTCCTGCCTTAGCGCTTGAGTCAACAAATCTCTCTTCCTCAACAAAACCAATGTCTTTGTAACCGGAAATAGGTTTTGTGCTTCTTGAAATATGATAGCCTTTCAGGTCATTGGCAGCTACCTTATCCCATGAAAGCTCAAGTCTATCCATAAATGCCCTGCCGTTTAAACCGGTAATATGCGGCGGTGGTATGGTATCTACGGATAAAAGCCCTGTTATATCAACAAATGAAGACTCCTCGCCTGTTGAGCGTTTTAAGGTTGCAATTACAGGCGCGTCCTTTATATTGTCGCCAGGCACAGCCACGTATTCTCCAAAATACTGGCCATCCTTTATCTCTTTCATAGGAAGCGCCTTTTTAAATCCGCCGATCTCAAACATAGCAAACAAACCTTTTTCACCATCCATTGCCACATTAAAGACCTTTCCCTTGCCAAAAGGCCCTTCCTTGACATTGGAAACAACTTCTTTTATAACAGGCCTTGCCTCTGTCTTAAAGCCGGCAGGCACTGGAATCTTTTCATTCAACTTCCACCCCAGGTCATTAATTACCCGTACCCGTTGAATCTCTCGTATATTAAAAGCAGATGAAACTGCTGTAATTATCAGCCCGATGGGGGTTAGGGGAACGCCGCCCTCATGGTATCGCGCAGATTCCCTGAACCTGAATATCTCTTCACCTGTCTTTGCGTTAACCATCCATATCTCTGCCTCAACGCCTATCTGGGAATATGCCAATGCATAGACCTTGTTAAAATTAGTAACCTTTCCGTATATAAGGCCGTCAACACCAAATGTCTCAGCAGCCTCTTTTGGTGGTATTTCAAAAATGGTCTTGCCTGTGGATTTTTCAAGCCGGGCAACCTTTTCGTCAACAATGTAGGGCTCTATTTTATTATATGGTTTTGAAGAAAAGTGATTTGAAAAACTCTTTTTTACCTGTCCTGACAGGCCTATTTCATCGGTTTCATTGCCAAATGGCAGAACTGCTACGGAGCGGGGAAGCTCCAGGACAGCCTCAGCTTTTTTTTCTGTCTGTTGCGATGCAGCGCAGGCGGAAAGGAGGAAAAGCAGTATAACCACTAAAAACATGTCCACGAATGCCTGTCCTCGAGTGCTTCTATCGGGGGATCCTATCGGGGAACAACGCGCCTTTCTCATAATGACTCCTATGATACCCCTTTCCTTTTTCCACCGCCATTTATGGGGGAGGGCAGGTGGGGGTGTGCCGCCACATCCCGGTGCTATCTTCTGTGGCGGCAATTGAGCCTTCAAACTATTCAAATAAAAACCTTACTGCCCTTAATGGTTATTTCTTCGGCTTCATCTGCGTATCGCAGCAAATGATGTCACATACGTCTGTACAACCGCATACATCATCTACCCTTACTGCGATTCCACAAACACTGCATGCGTATTTTGCCCCTTTCTTGATTTTGCCTGTTGAGGCCTTTTTTTTAACAGGTTTCTTTGCTGTTTTCACTGCCATGTCGGAAATCACCTCCTCTTTTAAAGATTTATTTACCCATTCATGTATAAATTTGAGCAAAGTATAGCATATCCCCAATGTATGTCAATACGCTTTCTGGTTCTGGCGTATTATAAAAATAGCTGTAAAAATAAAACACAAAACACA
This portion of the Deltaproteobacteria bacterium genome encodes:
- a CDS encoding DUF799 family lipoprotein, which gives rise to MFLVVILLFLLSACAASQQTEKKAEAVLELPRSVAVLPFGNETDEIGLSGQVKKSFSNHFSSKPYNKIEPYIVDEKVARLEKSTGKTIFEIPPKEAAETFGVDGLIYGKVTNFNKVYALAYSQIGVEAEIWMVNAKTGEEIFRFRESARYHEGGVPLTPIGLIITAVSSAFNIREIQRVRVINDLGWKLNEKIPVPAGFKTEARPVIKEVVSNVKEGPFGKGKVFNVAMDGEKGLFAMFEIGGFKKALPMKEIKDGQYFGEYVAVPGDNIKDAPVIATLKRSTGEESSFVDITGLLSVDTIPPPHITGLNGRAFMDRLELSWDKVAANDLKGYHISRSTKPISGYKDIGFVEEERFVDSSAKAGDPYYYRVTAEDSAKNQGEQSEAIKLSLRQKESQILTGEITSDTTLSAGTYVVRGAVVAVKGVLLTIEPDAKLLFEKDASLKILGKITANGKKEEWIEFLPKAPEDTWNGVIVDSGDADFSFVKLIGAKTALKLINTSANIRNAILEKNDTAIHTTGAPSPNISKSTIWHNSTGILLESSQSTIKESDITQNKVGLQMAKSSPLLKENNIFANNTNVDAGDLSAQLDGNFFGTIVYEEMRLKGNVKVSTVLDDKYPNGKPAQVQVNPYTLLSPEEKKAKVAELLVSSGKYFRERNFGKSATQFEDVLKLEEGPTTYYYLALSYQGMEDNEKALGFLKKGVKKFPLDSNLSKAYGLLLYQLGRDEEAKAAIKEALRLNPGDKQIRFILERLEGK